In Pedobacter sp. W3I1, one DNA window encodes the following:
- the tnpA gene encoding IS200/IS605 family transposase, producing the protein MSYVRIWVHLVFSTKNRHPYLTKNIRYKVQKHIMENCREKSIFLQAINGHTEHMHCLISLGREQTIAKVAQLIKGESSFWINKNMLTDKPFMWQDDYFAVSISESGLQAVTNYIKNQEIHHAKKSFEFEVKEFADKYGFP; encoded by the coding sequence ATGTCGTATGTAAGAATTTGGGTTCACCTAGTGTTCTCAACCAAAAACCGACATCCCTATTTAACAAAAAACATCCGCTATAAAGTTCAGAAGCACATTATGGAAAATTGTAGAGAAAAATCTATTTTTCTACAGGCAATTAATGGGCACACCGAACATATGCATTGTCTAATATCCTTAGGAAGAGAACAAACAATTGCAAAAGTAGCACAGCTCATAAAAGGAGAATCATCATTTTGGATCAATAAAAACATGTTAACCGATAAACCTTTTATGTGGCAAGATGACTATTTTGCCGTATCCATTAGCGAATCCGGTTTGCAAGCAGTTACCAATTATATTAAGAATCAAGAAATCCATCATGCAAAAAAATCTTTTGAATTTGAGGTCAAAGAATTTGCAGACAAGTATGGATTTCCTTAG